The Euphorbia lathyris chromosome 4, ddEupLath1.1, whole genome shotgun sequence genomic interval TTGTGCCTGGTTTTATGGAGTGATTTTTGGGATAAAATACATTGATGGTCCTTTAATTTCGGATTCGCACCTTTGTCTCTCTAGGATGTTGTGGATGTCAGGAATCTCTCTCTTGTTTACACTCTAGCTGGAGGTAAACAATCTCGAATTTGATTTGGTTTCTGTTTAATCATTGATCTTGGGTGTAAGATTAGGTGGTGAAGATAATACTTTTCTTGCAGTTGATTGCATTGACTGTGCTGCTGATGAATCAGTGGTGAATGCTGTGAATCAAGGTATTGAAGCTGCGAGAGAGATTGTGCATATTCGAAAGCCTTGGGTGATGATTAGTGTTAATGATGACGAAGATCTTCATTTTCGCAAAGCTGGTGATTTCATTTTTGCATCTAATGTCATAATAACACATATTCcaaatgattatatatgatataaatgcaacaAAATGATAATTGTGTCAAGCAGGTTATCTTGTCTCTATCAATCGTGTTGTTGTATCAGAATTGTCATTTTAATGTGTTGTATTGTGTAACGGGTTCCATTTCGTGACAGAATTTTATGAGATACTTTTGTCTGTAGATCTAATGACTGAAACTTTGTAGAATGACATTAGTATTTTCCTCTGCAGAATTTGACCCAGAAGACTGTCCACTGGACTGTTCAAGGCCTTGTGAAAATGTTTGTCCTGCGAACGCAATATCATTCCAAGACGAAAACGCGGCTTTCGTTTCCTCCGATAATGTCTTAAAGGTCTTAACTTTCATGAGTATATGATTTTCATTTTCACCTATATCATTATTGTCATTGATCTAGTAACCTATATGCAGGGCGGAGTTGTGACTGAGCGCTGTTATGGCTGCGGCCGTTGCTTTCCCATCTGCCCTTATGATAGAATAAGTAATTTATTATGCATAGTTTCAGCATTTTCCTCACAAAATCATGGATGTCTTTCAAATTAGTCATGTTCGATTCGGATTAACTTGTCGTAGGAGAAGTTACATATGTAAGAGACGCTACTGCTACTGCTGAACTTCTTAAACGAAACGATGTGGATGCTGTAGAGATACATACGAGTGGCAGGTAGCGTTTTACGTGCATTCGGTAATTTGCAATCTACCGGATAGTTTTTCATGTTTCTGCTTTGCTTAGGCATATATCTCCCTTCAAGGAGCTATGGGATGGTTTGGGAAACTCGGTTGAATACCTGAAACTCGTGGCAGTAAGTAAGAAAAATCTGCAGTCTTTGTTGGATGCCGTATCGAGTTTTTGGAATTACCATATACTGTCTGCAGGTTAGTTTACCTTATTTCGGGGATTCAACTGTATCTTCAATGACCAATATGTACTCGGTCATGGAACCTCAGCTAAATTGCCTCAATTTGTGGCAGGTTTGTGAATCTGTTTCAGATACAGCATCATAAAACTCTATTTCTGTTCTTAAACTATGTCTTTGTCGTATGAACTGAAGTTGGATGGCCGCGCCATGAGTGGAGACATAGGTCGAGGTGCCACGAGGGAATCAATTGCATTCGCTGCTCGTTTGGCTGCAGCAAAAAACAAGCCTCACGGTTTGTATCACACTGCTCGACTCAGTTTTCGCCTGTTTTCAGCTGCATTTTCACATTCTTGTGGACGGTAGGTTTCTTGCAGTTGGCTGGTGGGACGAATGCTCACACGGTTGAAGGGTTGAAAAGGGCAGGACTTTTTCGAGTTCGATCACAATCTGATCCACTGGAAGCTTTAATTGGTGGGATAGCTTACGGAGGGTATGCACGCAAGGTTAGTATAACATATTCTTCTCCTAGTTTTCTGCTAAAGTTGGGATTACTTTGCCAATGATTTAAATAATTCCCAGATTGTTGGAAGGGTATTGAGGTCAATGCAATTAGAACATGGTGTTGCTTGTATTGAAGATCATCCAGATCATCTCTTAAAAGCACTCATTGAAGCCCTTAAATTGGTTAGAACAGTTAAATGTTATGATATCCCATTACCATATGATCTTTAACATTACATCAAAGCGTTCTTGCTCGTTCTGCAAAGTCCACGTTTCCATATGTTGCAACACACCGGACACATTGAGCTCCTTTTGTTCTATTTCGCAGAAAAGGAAAACGTTCTTCTGCAGGAACCTTTCCAAAATAAGCTCGGAGTAGAACATAGAAAGTCCAAGAAGCTTGCTGAAGTTGGTCGTTGATAAACTGTGAATCGTGTTGTTGTATTAGAAATTGTCGCTCCTAATTTCTTTTTCTCGGTATCCATATTTCCAAATGTATATTATACTCATAAAAACTGCAGCAACAGTTATATCTTCTTTAGTAGAATTTGTAAAGAACTGGACTTAGATAGACAAGCTCCAGAGGTGGTAAATTTgtgttatctcatatatatGTTTCATATGATTATGCATGATATAAATGATAGAAAAATGAATTTTGTATCAATCATATCGTTTCAGTCGGAGTGTCTTCGTGATAAGTCCGTCCTTTgctttgaataatttttttcatttggTAGTTTCTCTTTATTTgtagtttttcattttttatgctTTTATTGGTAGTTGTGGTTTGTCTCATATAAGTGGCTGCGGTCTATCTCTTTCTATGGGTGTACTACAAAATCATAGTTAGATTTCTTTCGCTGCAAAACACGCAATAATCCGCTCTCTAAGAGGTAATGTAATAACCCGTTTAATCTATTAACATTGGCATCAGAGCCGGggattttattttctattgttTTAATCCACGAATTAAAATTGACACCTTTCTTTTATAATAACAATTAATCAGAGGCTTAaatccgtatttatttatttaataacaATTAATTAGAGGCTTAAATCTGTATTTATTTAGAAACCAACTCATGTCAACCTTTATTGTCACATTATAGTTTAGCTCTCTGATCGGAACGGACTAGCCAGATGGACCTCTCTTGCATAACTCTAATTAGGGTTGGTCCTGATAATTTTTGGGCCTTTGGCGAAATAAAGCATAAGGgtccttttaataaaaaaaattgtacgtaaaaatttaaaactaataaattaataatgataataaactaataaattaaaactaaataCTGAACTTCTCCAACCATATACTGCAGATGAGATAAAGAGGGCGGTTTTCTCAATGCATCCAGATAAAAGTCCCGGTCCTGATGGCTTTAATCCATGCTTCTACCAACAATATTGGGACTTGGTAGGCTCTGATGTGATTCAATCATGCATTCAATGGTTGAATGAAGGGCTGTTTCCAGAGAGTATTCATGACACAAATATTGTTCTAATCCCAAAGAAATCTTCTCCAGAAAAAGTATCAGATCTCAGGCCCATAGCTTTATGTAATGTTATCTACAAGATTCTGGCAAAAACAGTTGCTAATAGGCTGAAGAAGGTTCTGGATATTATTATCTCACCTACTCAGAGCGCTTTCATCCTAGGACGGCTGATTACGGATAATATTATGCTTGCGTTTGAAGTAAACCATTTCCTGGAGCATAGAACTCGAGGTAAACAAGGGTATGTTTCTCTTAAGCTTGATATGGCTAAGGCTTATGATAGGGTTGAGTGGGCGTTTTTGGCACAAATGATGCAGAGGTTAGGCTTTGATGACAGGTGGATATCTTTAGTAATGCAGTGTgttataaagttcttcatcctattcttctataatgtatagttggatccaaagaataggggaggcctagttattgatagtccctcagggagtatctgtgttgtttggttcccgtgaaggaaacgagtgctattctcacctatttttcgggatcagctcaagattgttagatctttcagtagtgagcttaggctctgataccacttgttggtccctagtaattagttccaaaggggggggataggaactaatgtaactttttttcttttaattatgctgacttaatgttattttaagagtttgttaactcagcgtgtGGGTCAGCACGCCCGATTGATTAGTCAAACAGTTTTAGTtgtatgctgactaagactgcttgacttgagagttgggaattgacacttgagaggtcaacttccaactcagcactcagatttactcagtttcagctttaacagtttatatgctgagtaaatatcacaagcaacacacacacacacacacacacacacacacacatatatatatatatattgagagaaagagtttagaagttactcacttatcctagttcggcctctctgcctacgtccagtccccagttcctcctgggattttcaatccaatactgagctctttcaaggtagagcacaaaccctttacaaggcagtgagtatgcaagagtacgtcctctattcgtctactcagctcctactaagtactacaacccatcacttagatttttctaccactgaatgcttacaaccaagcactcatcatacactctcaatatgacaattgataaaacacttgttctcttttcagtaaagaacactttagaagattacataGAATCAccctagcatttacacagagaatagaagatttggtgtaagatctttgtatttgagtgctttgaagatttctctcttggatttttctttttgtgatgcggcaatgatccaaggttcttgattgtccttttatagatggaaatctgcagatggatcatttgaattgttttagccgttaacaccaaaacggctcttttagggaacatcttctggtcagcttcagttttgcagtccaatcctgtcatctgttttcttcaggtgtcagccttgtcttcttcctacagacttaTCTTTTTGTGGCAgatgtcttttaccaataatccattgacccatgtttcttggaattagtcttctgtgtattttcgaggcttcaattattggtgcagaagattggcagactttgtcctttagtgaacggatccttcatgctgttctgactgtcactcagcttcattcgtcatcttcgaatgttcaacttccatgttgagttccttcttagtcagctccgttctgtttatataattctgaaggagtcttctaatttagtcagcttcgttctggcaacttttgaagaagacttctgatactgagttctactccactcagcttctattcttttatgctgagttccgttccactcaggttggcttatgctgacttttgtcatgtctaactttatatatatttttttgcactcaatattgaacaaacacattagtacaattaaatcaaagcatttaaatttaattgcctcttaatcatggatgattttgtcaaatcaaaatcttgtggaaaggtgtttcaacaaactcccccattttgatgttggcaaaatacataattatggaactcagtaataagttaccccatgattgatttatttttgaaatgactcctccgtaagggttgcacatattgtctttaacttaattctaaaccttccaagatttaattgaattaaccttaagacatttgtgtatactgacttagtttaatgttagatttttcaagatcagagctaattggatttaagtcttctttcaaaaatattagaagtatgttgttactcagtttattacataagtgttttagtgttaatgtatactgagtatgttttacttcttaatttgtttgttcaactTTATCAGCCAGATTGAGAAAATGGTACTTGTCATAGATTAAGCAAAAACATATGAGGAAAgattctatgctaagttctaaacattgactagactatatctagttcttcttcttcttttccttcatattgacctgagcttgatggtcagcttgatcaacttgatatactcctttgcctttatctttacttcctgaggcattacctgcaagctgagttccgTCTTGgtttttctcccccgttttgccatcatcggggaTATACAGGAAGGTTTCGTTTCTAGCTGCAGTGGAGAGGAAATGGGAGTAACACTGAAGCCTCTTTGTGCTTTCACTcaagccatcaattatagggacactgtcatcttggacatggcgatGAACCCGGAGAGAGCTACTAATCATgctgagtaggcattcatgtgatttgctaagccaggtgtgCACACTGGTGAGCTgagcaaaagattggtggtacatctttagaatggcagagtcataaaacattcgctgagcattgttgatgcgcattgccttcataattgcttggaaaaagctcaagagttggccattggagactgggtcaacatccatctgagccTTGTTGACGTTAAGTAGACTGaccgcttcactcagttggtcaatggTGCACTGAGAGGTAGAGGATACTAATTCACGCGTACTGGTTAGTTCAGCAGTTAGCTTGGCAAAGCAGTCTtgtaactcagcagaggtagcatactcaggattgccagttgcgcttgatttggacagttctgcagttaacttagcaaaatagccttgaagctcagtggaagttgcataccctggattaacttccGACGGTTGTTGGATTTTTccttcaagcgagttcagatggttcaccattgtgagtaccaattcagtcagctttgctatttggtcTGACctgggttgctgagtttgaacggtGGTCATAATACCtactagatccttgagtcctcgtagttcattgagaagctgagtgattccagACAGTTGAGAGGACTCAACATTAGAGGATCTAGGAGCATCATcttgaggagggttcaattcttgaagcaaggactgagcagaggcaatgattcgtcGGCCTGACttagtagcattcaagtatgtgaattgagcagcatttgtctcagaggctggaattgagcttgatggtggtggagttggctgtttgccagattgacCATCTTGCAGATTGGCTTCAGGAGCTGATTTATCAACATGctgtgttggaggtggagtttggttagtcatgttgacctgctcaacttgagtgggtgaagttgaagcaggatttgttccatcttgagcagttccatttggattctccggagtcttggcttgttcctcaatatgagtaacagaggcttgtttttgcaCAAGATCCGTTGGAGGAGACTCAGGCTCATTATCATGggagaaatatttgaactgaattttggagagttcagcatcaatatcttgaggaggAGAGTCTGCAAGGAGGTCAAGAGCTGGAGTCTTATGGGCTTTCTTCTTGAGCCGATTGAACCTTGTTTCTTTAGTaggagatgggtcagcatgaataacctcctcatcagtatcaactgtctcttctaccacagttggattctcatgttgctcaatgtgatcctcaacagcaacattttcttcttcctcaattctccgctcagcatcatcctgatgtTGCTCAGCATCAGTAGATTGTTCCTGCTCGGTATTGACTTCTTCCTTAACATGagtttcttgctcagcatccttGACCGGCTCAGCATGAGTTTGGTCTAGGTCAATTCTATGACCTTTTGGAGGTACAACCCAATCCAAGGGATTTGCTTCAACTGTCTTTGAGGTATGacccttcttctttttcatcaaaggggattccggagttccctcttcttcatcctcaggctcttctggcctctttcttttctctgccgactcagctttctccttagcctgGTCAGTATCAACATTCTTAGCTCTGCTCATAGCCCGCTTCTTCTTGGGCACTGAGTCAATATCTTTTGCGCATGTTGCCAGCGCTTTTCTTTTgtccttaggggactcagcaggagcctccacttctttctcaggctcatgCTCAGGCACCTCTTCCTAttcagcttcatcattttcctcaatatcttcaatttcttcatatcctttcaatggttgattgtataataatccaaccagcagagctgctgtgatctcacttcCCAAAGTATCAGTTTCATTTATGGTCTCGATCTGTTTATCCTCGAGGATCTTAGTGATTAAAGAACCTAaccgaagtttcttacctcctcgcTAGAGCGCACCAACCAGAAATACCGGAAGGTTGAGAggggtgtaggtcagcatgtgccatatgaagcactgctcaaagttggaggcagatgaggctgagttgagtttggggaagatgaaattGGTCAATATGTAGTGTGCTATCTTATGGTTTTtccccatacacgtgctgggtatttcacctttatgattcttgggtttgcagaaccctttgatctggtcaagcttttcctttggtaccttttcttttgttgttctaaactctattccttcgtctggtaagtttagcagagtagctagataggcaggggttattgTGATTTTCTGTCCTTTGACCatggtctccaaatagtcagcatcttcttcatcaacaaacatattggaatagaactctctgaccagcctagggtatgtttttccggtgagggagaagagaccggtccatttgttcttctcgatccagtcacagaacgaTTTCTCAGAAGTGatgaatcctggagagaaccatctgcattttagaacctccaagttgttgaccttcttatggaccttgatcatgttCCTTTCTACTGGCTTTGATGAACCggtggggtcagcttgagtgggtttgctagaggtttggccaagctgagtggtgacgttagggatttcgtttttgccggaagccattgttacagatgaaggttttaaggtttagggagagagaaggattcgatttcagaagattttaagtgtaaagagtaatgagtggggatccttccactacttataggGTCTTGAATCATTCCtaattaatgaactagccgttttcttcttgggactttaatcgacaaagattctgccatttatgacaggttcgacgcatgggtattcattattacttgcgtttttctaggtatgatttgttacatgTGTCATTGTTTATTGGTACAAGTgggcttttactcagtttgccagaatatgagtcatttatgatactgagtatttaattctacatagatggattttctatctcttagtaactcaccatacgttaatcactcagcatgtacatctactcagcataaggtgattactcaatatgtttatctactcagcacagaatatttactcaacattagtatctactcagcatagactattaagttcagtgtgcagtagttactagattgatatcagtcagcatgacaatcactcaatatttattcaaatatttagaattattgaagaggattagacataccgatagcttcccttagtatgttaaattgctcacgagccaaaggcttggtgaagatatctacaagctgttcatttgttggcacataggtcagcttgatctcaccctttagtacgtgatctctgatgaagtgataccttatgctgacatgcttcatcctgctgtgttggataggattcttggatagatcaatggcatttttgttgtcacatttgatctctattgtctcagttcttactccataatcctcaagctgttgctttatccataggacttgagctacacagcttccagcagcaacgtactcagattcagttgtagacagagcaactgatgactgcttcttgctgaaccaggatactagacaacttccaaggaaatgacatcctcctgaagtactcttatgttctagcttatcccgtccatagtcagcatcagtgtatcctatgagtgtgaagtcatttgaagttggataccacaaccctgca includes:
- the LOC136226801 gene encoding uncharacterized protein isoform X2, encoding MHSSLCSCSCSTRAFVLLAMALSFSITATLLPQHQVKVSEKENKCLSSVRNLVREIEVPSMVSSPEKSLHNGNWVKLICGASFEDVVDVRNLSLVYTLAGVDCIDCAADESVVNAVNQEFDPEDCPLDCSRPCENVCPANAISFQDENAAFVSSDNVLKGGVVTERCYGCGRCFPICPYDRIREVTYVRDATATAELLKRNDVDAVEIHTSGRHISPFKELWDGLGNSVEYLKLVAVSLPYFGDSTVSSMTNMYSVMEPQLNCLNLWQLDGRAMSGDIGRGATRESIAFAARLAAAKNKPHGFLQLAGGTNAHTVEGLKRAGLFRVRSQSDPLEALIGGIAYGGYARKIVGRVLRSMQLEHGVACIEDHPDHLLKALIEALKLKRKTFFCRNLSKISSE
- the LOC136226801 gene encoding uncharacterized protein isoform X3, which translates into the protein MHSSLCSCSCSTRAFVLLAMALSFSITATLLPQHQVKVSEKENKCLSSVRNLVREIEVPSMVSSPEKSLHNGNWVKLICGASFEDVVDVRNLSLVYTLAGVDCIDCAADESVVNAVNQGIEAAREIVHIRKPWVMISVNDDEDLHFRKAEFDPEDCPLDCSRPCENVCPANAISFQDENAAFVSSDNVLKGGVVTERCYGCGRCFPICPYDRIREVTYVRDATATAELLKRNDVDAVEIHTSGRHISPFKELWDGLGNSVEYLKLVAVSLPYFGDSTVSSMTNMYSVMEPQLNCLNLWQLDGRAMSGDIGRGATRESIAFAARLAAAKNKPHVGWWDECSHG
- the LOC136226801 gene encoding uncharacterized protein isoform X1; this translates as MHSSLCSCSCSTRAFVLLAMALSFSITATLLPQHQVKVSEKENKCLSSVRNLVREIEVPSMVSSPEKSLHNGNWVKLICGASFEDVVDVRNLSLVYTLAGVDCIDCAADESVVNAVNQGIEAAREIVHIRKPWVMISVNDDEDLHFRKAEFDPEDCPLDCSRPCENVCPANAISFQDENAAFVSSDNVLKGGVVTERCYGCGRCFPICPYDRIREVTYVRDATATAELLKRNDVDAVEIHTSGRHISPFKELWDGLGNSVEYLKLVAVSLPYFGDSTVSSMTNMYSVMEPQLNCLNLWQLDGRAMSGDIGRGATRESIAFAARLAAAKNKPHGFLQLAGGTNAHTVEGLKRAGLFRVRSQSDPLEALIGGIAYGGYARKIVGRVLRSMQLEHGVACIEDHPDHLLKALIEALKLKRKTFFCRNLSKISSE